TATCCACTGCGGCTTCTGTGTGGCCTGCCCTTGTAAGCACGCCCCCATCCCAAGCAATAAGTGGAAAAATGTGACCAGGACTTATTATGTCCCCAGGTTTGAAATCAGGATTAATAGCCGCTCTTACGGTCTCAGCACGATCATGTGCCGATATTCCTGTCGTTATATTTTTGCTCGACTCAATAGAAACTGTGAAAGCTGTGGTTTTCTTTTTCCAATTATCAGGATTCATTAAAGGAAGTTTTAGTTCGCTCGCTCTAGACTCAGAAATAGAGAGACAAATCAAACCTCTACCGTGGGTAGCCATAAAATTTATATGATCTGGCTTACATAGAGAGGCGGGTATAATTATATCTCCCTCATTCTCTCTATCTTCGCTGTCTACTAAGATGTACATTTTCCCATCACGGGCATCTTGAATAATTTCCTCAATTGTTGAAAAATCTGACAATGGGTTAGCTCCTTAAATTAGAAAAATGAGCGTATCTTGCCAACATATCAACTTCAAGATTTAAAATTTCATTTTTCTTATATTTGTGGATATCGGTACTCTTATAAGTGTGAGGAATTATCATGCAATGAAATATATTTGATTTCACTTTGTTTATAGTAAGCGAGATTCCATTCAATGAGATTGAACCTTTTTGGGCAATATATTTTTTTATTGAGTTTGGGAATTCTATTGATAATGACCAACTCTTACCAACTTGTTTTATGTCGACTAAACTGCCAGTTGTATCAACATGTCCGAAAACAAAGTGACCTGATACCTCATCTCCTATTTTCAAAGAGTTTTCCAGATTAAGTAAAGTTCCTTTTTTCCAATACTTTGCATTAGTTTTTTCTAACGTTTCTTTAGAAATATCTGCTGTAAATTTATTTTTGGAAAAAGAAGTTACAGTTAAGCAAATACCAGAGCAACAAATTGAAGAGCCAACATTGTACCCTTTAAGATTTGACTGAATTTCTATACTTAAAAAATCCTTTGATTTGGAAAACTTAGAAATTTTTCCGTAAGCCTGAATAATTCCACTAAACATTTTTATAAATCTCTATTTTATCCGTAAAGTACTCTTGGGAGTCAATTTTTTTACAACTGCTTTTTATCAATTTTTTATCTAACTTGTATCTTTTTTTTGATTTTTTTATTGTTTCTGATGATTGGCAAATAACAACTTCATCAAAAACCCCAAATTTGAGAAAATTTTCAAATGTTTGTAAGCCGCCTTCAACTAAAACACTTCGAATATTGTGTTTATTCAAAATTGAA
The window above is part of the alpha proteobacterium HIMB59 genome. Proteins encoded here:
- a CDS encoding riboflavin synthase, alpha subunit (PFAM: Lumazine binding domain~TIGRFAM: riboflavin synthase, alpha subunit); translation: MFSGIIQAYGKISKFSKSKDFLSIEIQSNLKGYNVGSSICCSGICLTVTSFSKNKFTADISKETLEKTNAKYWKKGTLLNLENSLKIGDEVSGHFVFGHVDTTGSLVDIKQVGKSWSLSIEFPNSIKKYIAQKGSISLNGISLTINKVKSNIFHCMIIPHTYKSTDIHKYKKNEILNLEVDMLARYAHFSNLRS